From one Salvia miltiorrhiza cultivar Shanhuang (shh) unplaced genomic scaffold, IMPLAD_Smil_shh fragScaff_scaffold_173, whole genome shotgun sequence genomic stretch:
- the LOC131002665 gene encoding uncharacterized protein LOC131002665: MEVNPVHNSKSTGWTSWDEPNPYQYDRPTTDRCWGPADDQYTYEPQFVEDAGNVDEDYVPSSEAETDTSASEDLSEPENVRRAGIEYAGWQNLQIDEDDDEQVPGADELTNWLVPVIPLDAAAALVDTEDYQLLPWELSKNMYFNSKDDLIVAIGLWNMKQGKEFSVSKSDSRRVYFKCKHSDTCPFKLHASSQDGVIWGVYKFTNEHSCDGELGRVARIKAPAKVVAAYLAQKIHDDCEILKPKAIQLELRREFGVQIKYDVALRARNRATEMVYGRHDQSFEMLPKYLYMLRQSNPGSRVEWEVDDDGRFKHLFVALAASATPFMFSLRPVIVVDGTHLKGKNRGILFVAVTKDGNESLFPLAYGVGPKENDKSWSYFMSRIRRVYGQADPLLIVSDQHISIANAIRNELPNATHGLCYYHLQNNLKHYGKAVVEVYRQAAFAYEKSDFNRAMNALKVMKRAAYDKLMGIGPEKWARSMCPMPVRRYSFMTSNAAEAFNSKLLWARRLPICSMLEAIRIVIEKWFSERLRAAQQIEQGLTVEAGKRVAIEVQKSRRYTAQRLSGMKYKVQTADRSFKVDLEKKKCECRVFQLDQLPCSHSIAAISEAGDTIAEYVDSYYTNDFLIDTYSREVNNLPPRRQWLVPEHIAEQVVLPLIVKGQAGRPKEGRHRGGGEGTSTQADESSSIRRRKPKKCSICHEEGHSKRTCAGRATEPRE; encoded by the exons ATGGAGGTGAATCCAGTGCACAATTCGAAG TCAACGGGTTGGACTTCATGGGATGAGCCAAATCCGTACCAGTACGATCGCCCAACAACTGATCGTTGTTGGGGTCCAGCTGATGATCAATATACGTACGAGCCTCAGTTTGTGGAGGATGCTGGTAATGTAGATGAAGATTATGTTCCATCGTCTGAAGCCGAGACTGATACAAGCGCCTCTGAAGACTTGTCGGAGCCAGAGAACGTGAGAAGGGCGGGGATTGAATATGCAGGTTGGCAGAATTTGCAGATCGACGAGGATGATGACGAACAGGTTCCTGGAGCAGAtgaactaactaattggttagttccggTTATCCCGTTGGACGCCGCAGCGGCACTTGTGGATACTGAAGATTATCAGCTATTGCCTTGGGAGTTGTCaaagaatatgtatttcaatagcaaagatgatctgatcgttgcaatcggtctgtggaacatgaagcaggGCAAGGAATTTTCTGTCAGCAAATCAGACAGCAGACGAGTCTACTTCAAATGCAAGCATTCAGATACGTGCCCCTTCAAGCTCCATGCATCGTCACAAGATGGAGTCATTTGGGGAGTGTATAAGTTCACCAATGAGCACTCATGCGACGGTGAGCTAGGGCGCGTAGCGCGAATAAAGGCCCCCGCAAAAGTCGTCGCAGCATATTTAGCACAGAAGATACACGACGATTGCGAGATCTTGAAGCCGAAGGCCATCCAGCTGGAGCTGCGACGTGAGTTTGGCGTACAGATCAAGTACGATGTTGCATTGCGAGCCCGTAATCGAGCCACTGAGATGGTTTATGGTCGACATGATCAGTCCTTCGAGATGCTGCCCAAGTACTTATACATGTTGAGACAATCCAATCCCGGTTCGAGGGTGGAGTGGGAAGTTGACGATGATggccgattcaaacacttatttgttgctcttgcagcttcggctacccctttcatgttcagcttacggccagtgattgtcgtcgatggcacacacttgaagggcaagaataggggtattttgtttgttgcagtGACGAAGGACGGCAACGAGAGTTTGTTCCCACTCGCGTATGGTGTTGGCCCGAAAGAAAACGATAAATCGTGGAGTTATTTCATGTCACGCATTCGACGTGTTTATGGCCAAGCTGATCCACTTTTGATTGTCTCTGATCAGCATATCTCCATTGCCAATGCTATCAGGAATGAGTTACCAAATGCAACCCACGGCCTATGCTACTACCATTTGCAAAATAACCTGAAGCATTACGGTAAGGCAGTGGTCGAGGTGTATCGACAAGCTGCATTTGCGTACGAGAAGTCCGACTTCAATAGGgctatgaacgccctgaagGTTATGAAGAGAGCCGCGTACGATAAACTAATGGGGATTGGGCCGGAGAAGTGGGCTCGTTCGATGTGTCCTATGCCTGTGCGACGCTACAGTTTTATGACATCAAATGCTGCTGAAGCTTTTAATTCCAAATTGTTGTGGGCAAGAAGACTTCCTATATGCTCGATGTTAGAGGCAATCAGAATTGTTATTGAGAAATGGTTCAGCGAGCGACTAAGGGCTGCACAACAAATCGAGCAAGGCTTGACTGTTGAGGCTGGTAAAAGGGTAGCTATTGAAGTCCAAAAAAGTCGTCGATACACTGCACAAAGGTTGAGTGGCATGAAGTATAAGGTGCAAACTGCTGACAGAAGCTTCAAGGTAGATCtagagaagaaaaaatgcgaATGTCGAGTATTTCAGCTAGACCAACTGCCATGTTCTCATTCAATCGCTGCAATAAG tGAAGCCGGTGATACGATCGCGGAGTATGTAGACTCGTACTACACGAATGACTTTCTTATCGATACTTACTCTCGCGAAGTTAATAATCTCCCGCCGAGACGCCAGTGGTTGGTTCCCGAGCACATCGCTGAGCAGGTTGTATTACCTCTGATTGTAAAAGGTCAAGCGGGGCGCCCAAAAGAAGGTAGACATCGAGGTGGTGGTGAAGGCACCAGCACACAAGCCGATGAGTCTTCTAGTATCAGGCGTCGTAAACCAAAGAAGTGCAGCATCTGCCATGAAGAAGGACACAGCAAGAGAACGTGCGCTGGCAGGGCGACTGAGCCCAGGGAGTAG